A genomic window from Streptomyces sp. HUAS YS2 includes:
- a CDS encoding HpcH/HpaI aldolase/citrate lyase family protein: protein MTSPVNRLRPRRSCLAVPGSNPRFLEKAQGLAADQVFLDLEDACAPLAKPEARHTIVKFLNEGDWTGKTRVVRVNDWTTHWTYRDVVTVVEGAGQNLDCIMLPKVQDAQQIVALDLLLTQIEKTMGFEVGKIGIEAQIENAQGLVNVNAIAQASQRVETIIFGPADFMASINMKSLVVGEQPPGYPADAYHHILMSILMAARANNLQAIDGPYLQIRNPEGYKAVAQRAAALGFDGKWVLHPDQVAAANEIFSPSQEDFDHAELILDAYDYYTSEAGGKKGSAMLGDEMIDEASRKMALVISGKGRAAGMQRTSKFEIPEA, encoded by the coding sequence ATGACCAGCCCCGTGAACCGGCTCCGCCCCCGCCGCTCCTGCCTGGCGGTCCCCGGCTCCAACCCGCGCTTCCTGGAGAAGGCCCAGGGCCTGGCGGCCGACCAGGTCTTCCTGGACCTGGAGGACGCCTGCGCGCCGCTGGCCAAGCCGGAGGCCCGGCACACCATCGTGAAGTTCCTGAACGAGGGCGACTGGACGGGCAAGACCCGCGTGGTCCGCGTCAACGACTGGACGACCCACTGGACGTACCGTGACGTCGTCACCGTCGTCGAGGGCGCCGGCCAGAACCTCGACTGCATCATGCTGCCGAAGGTCCAGGACGCCCAGCAGATCGTCGCCCTCGACCTGCTGCTCACGCAGATCGAGAAGACCATGGGCTTCGAGGTCGGCAAGATCGGCATCGAGGCGCAGATCGAGAACGCCCAGGGCCTCGTCAACGTGAACGCGATCGCCCAGGCCTCGCAGCGCGTCGAGACGATCATCTTCGGCCCGGCCGACTTCATGGCCTCCATCAACATGAAGTCCCTGGTCGTCGGCGAGCAGCCGCCCGGCTACCCGGCGGACGCGTACCACCACATCCTGATGAGCATCCTGATGGCCGCCCGCGCCAACAACCTCCAGGCGATCGACGGCCCCTACCTCCAGATCCGCAACCCGGAGGGCTACAAGGCCGTCGCGCAGCGCGCCGCCGCCCTGGGCTTCGACGGCAAGTGGGTGCTGCACCCGGACCAGGTCGCCGCCGCGAACGAGATCTTCTCGCCCTCGCAGGAGGACTTCGACCACGCCGAGCTGATCCTGGACGCGTACGACTACTACACGTCCGAGGCCGGCGGCAAGAAGGGCTCCGCGATGCTCGGCGACGAGATGATCGACGAGGCCTCCCGCAAGATGGCCCTGGTCATCTCCGGCAAGGGCCGCGCCGCCGGCATGCAGCGCACCAGCAAGTTCGAGATCCCGGAGGCCTGA
- a CDS encoding MaoC family dehydratase, whose amino-acid sequence MQFGRTYEEFEVGAVYKHWPGKTVTEYDDHLFCLLTMNHHPLHMDVNYAENTTDFKKNVVVGNYIYSLLLGMSVPDVSGKAIANLEIESLRHVAPTFHGDTIYGETTVLDKTPSKSKSDRGIVYVETKGYKQDGTLVCVFRRKVMVPTAEYIEARGGEQAGRPELKEQGK is encoded by the coding sequence ATGCAGTTCGGCCGCACCTACGAAGAGTTCGAAGTCGGCGCCGTGTACAAGCACTGGCCCGGAAAGACGGTCACCGAGTACGACGACCACCTCTTCTGTCTGCTGACGATGAACCACCACCCGCTGCACATGGATGTGAACTACGCCGAGAACACGACGGACTTCAAGAAGAACGTCGTCGTCGGCAACTACATCTACTCGCTGCTGCTCGGCATGTCCGTGCCGGACGTCTCGGGCAAGGCCATCGCCAACCTGGAGATCGAGTCGCTGCGCCACGTCGCGCCGACCTTCCACGGCGACACCATCTACGGCGAGACCACGGTCCTCGACAAGACGCCGTCGAAGTCGAAGAGCGACCGCGGCATCGTCTACGTCGAGACCAAGGGCTACAAGCAGGACGGCACACTCGTGTGCGTCTTCCGCCGCAAGGTGATGGTCCCGACCGCCGAGTACATCGAGGCGCGCGGCGGCGAGCAGGCCGGCCGCCCCGAGCTGAAGGAACAGGGGAAGTAG
- a CDS encoding acyl-CoA dehydrogenase family protein: MARLAQTHGLTDVQQEILSTVRDFVDKEIIPVATELEHRDEYPQQIVDGLKELGVFGLMIPEEYGGLGESLLTYALCVEEIARGWMSVSGIINTHFIVAYMLKQHGTQEQKEYFLPRMAAGETRGAFSMSEPGLGSDVSAITSKAVKDGDEYVLNGQKMWLTNGGTSTLVAVLVRSDEGHPEGTAPHKSMTTFLVEKEPGFGEVRPGLTIPGKIDKMGYKGVDTTELIMDGLRIPANRVLGGVTGRGFYQMMDGVEVGRVNVAARGCGVAQRAFELGVSYAQQRHTFGKPIAQHQAIQFKLAEMATKVEAAHAMMVNAARKKDSGERNDLEAGMAKYLASEYCKEVVEDAFRIHGGYGFSKEYEIERLYREAPMLLIGEGTAEIQKMIIGRRLLEEYRFQG; the protein is encoded by the coding sequence ATGGCGCGACTCGCCCAGACCCACGGTCTGACCGATGTGCAGCAGGAGATCCTCTCCACCGTCCGGGACTTCGTCGACAAGGAGATCATCCCGGTCGCGACGGAGCTGGAGCACCGCGACGAGTACCCGCAGCAGATCGTCGACGGGCTCAAGGAGCTCGGCGTCTTCGGTCTGATGATCCCCGAGGAGTACGGGGGCCTGGGTGAGTCGCTGCTCACCTACGCCCTGTGCGTGGAGGAGATCGCCCGCGGCTGGATGTCGGTCTCCGGCATCATCAACACGCACTTCATCGTGGCGTACATGCTGAAGCAGCACGGCACGCAGGAGCAGAAGGAGTACTTCCTTCCGCGGATGGCGGCCGGCGAGACGCGTGGCGCGTTCTCGATGTCGGAGCCGGGCCTCGGCTCGGACGTGTCGGCGATCACGTCCAAGGCGGTCAAGGACGGCGACGAGTACGTCCTGAACGGTCAGAAGATGTGGCTGACCAACGGCGGAACGTCAACGCTGGTCGCCGTTCTCGTCCGAAGTGACGAAGGACACCCGGAGGGCACGGCCCCCCACAAGTCGATGACGACCTTCCTCGTCGAGAAGGAGCCGGGCTTCGGAGAGGTCCGCCCGGGCCTCACCATCCCCGGCAAGATCGACAAGATGGGTTACAAGGGCGTCGACACGACCGAACTCATCATGGACGGACTGCGCATTCCGGCCAATCGGGTCCTCGGCGGGGTCACCGGCCGAGGGTTTTACCAAATGATGGACGGCGTCGAGGTCGGCCGCGTGAATGTGGCCGCGCGTGGCTGCGGCGTCGCTCAGCGTGCCTTCGAGCTGGGTGTCTCGTATGCCCAGCAGCGTCACACTTTCGGCAAGCCGATCGCTCAGCACCAGGCGATCCAGTTCAAGCTGGCCGAAATGGCTACCAAGGTCGAGGCCGCTCATGCCATGATGGTGAACGCAGCACGCAAAAAGGACTCCGGGGAACGAAACGACCTCGAAGCAGGGATGGCGAAGTACCTCGCCTCCGAATACTGCAAGGAAGTCGTGGAGGACGCGTTCCGCATTCATGGCGGATACGGGTTCTCGAAGGAGTACGAGATCGAGCGCCTCTACCGTGAGGCTCCGATGCTGCTCATCGGCGAAGGTACCGCCGAGATCCAGAAAATGATCATTGGACGTCGGCTGCTCGAGGAGTACCGGTTCCAGGGTTGA
- a CDS encoding phosphatidylserine decarboxylase, with the protein MPHSQTSAPRDSLLGVRIARGASPWLLPTVATAALSLARSRRSKRAAAIAVPTTALAAGMLWFFRDPEREIAQGRVISPADGVVQSIMPWKDGRTRVAIFMSPLNVHVNRAPLAGTVTSVEHIPGGFVPAFNKESENNERVVWHFDTELGDIEMVQIAGAVARRIVPYIPQGTKVEQGDRIGLIRFGSRVDIYLPEGVEVAVEVGQATTAGVTRIDRD; encoded by the coding sequence ATGCCCCACAGCCAAACCTCTGCACCTCGCGACAGCCTCCTCGGCGTACGTATCGCACGCGGAGCATCGCCGTGGCTTCTGCCGACCGTCGCCACCGCGGCGCTCAGCCTCGCGCGCTCGCGCAGGTCGAAGCGCGCCGCGGCCATCGCCGTGCCCACCACCGCGCTGGCGGCGGGCATGCTGTGGTTCTTCCGCGACCCCGAGCGCGAGATCGCTCAGGGCCGGGTCATCTCGCCCGCCGACGGTGTGGTGCAGAGCATCATGCCGTGGAAGGACGGCCGGACCCGGGTCGCCATCTTCATGAGCCCGCTGAACGTCCACGTCAACCGCGCGCCGCTGGCCGGCACGGTGACGTCCGTGGAGCACATCCCCGGCGGGTTCGTCCCGGCGTTCAACAAGGAGAGCGAGAACAACGAGCGCGTTGTCTGGCACTTCGACACCGAGCTCGGCGACATCGAGATGGTGCAGATCGCGGGCGCCGTCGCCCGGCGCATCGTGCCGTACATCCCGCAGGGGACCAAGGTCGAGCAGGGTGACCGCATCGGCCTGATCCGCTTCGGTTCGCGCGTGGACATCTACCTTCCGGAAGGTGTCGAGGTCGCCGTCGAGGTCGGCCAGGCCACCACCGCGGGGGTGACTCGCATTGACCGTGATTGA
- the pssA gene encoding CDP-diacylglycerol--serine O-phosphatidyltransferase encodes MIDPETQAGWVADAEAEADEEEMPLSLRLSIADALTLGNATCGFMAVYFTTTGILIPHLTGSNETGMARNSAATAVILMLAAAIFDLFDGIVARKLRSSPMGAELDNLSDLISFGLAPAYFVLVYGMVAVPDDAQQKVSAVAAVVVLLAVVLRLARFSCVTMKDGMFQGMPSPFGALTVVSIVLLELPFVPTLLAIIGVAWLMVSRVEYPKPRGILAVAMLSWIVGAMGLLAAWAFDAPGGQLLLQTGCALQVVLGAVIPLFATARRVNTFRDNRRENREARAAQAR; translated from the coding sequence GTGATTGATCCCGAGACCCAGGCGGGCTGGGTCGCCGACGCCGAGGCGGAGGCCGACGAGGAGGAGATGCCGCTGTCGCTGAGGCTGTCCATAGCGGACGCCCTCACGCTCGGCAACGCCACCTGCGGCTTCATGGCGGTGTACTTCACCACCACCGGCATCCTCATCCCGCACCTCACGGGCAGCAACGAGACCGGCATGGCGCGCAACAGCGCCGCGACGGCCGTGATCCTCATGCTGGCCGCGGCGATCTTCGACCTGTTCGACGGCATCGTGGCGCGCAAGCTGCGCTCGTCCCCGATGGGTGCGGAGCTCGACAACCTGTCGGACCTGATCAGCTTCGGTCTGGCCCCGGCCTACTTCGTACTCGTGTACGGCATGGTCGCGGTCCCGGACGACGCGCAGCAGAAGGTCTCGGCGGTGGCCGCGGTCGTGGTGCTGCTCGCCGTGGTGCTGAGACTGGCGCGGTTCTCCTGCGTGACCATGAAGGACGGCATGTTCCAGGGCATGCCGAGCCCCTTCGGTGCGCTGACCGTCGTCTCGATCGTGCTGCTCGAGCTGCCGTTCGTCCCGACGCTGCTCGCGATCATCGGAGTGGCCTGGCTGATGGTGAGCCGGGTCGAGTACCCGAAGCCGCGGGGCATCCTCGCGGTGGCGATGCTCAGCTGGATCGTCGGCGCGATGGGACTCCTGGCGGCGTGGGCGTTCGACGCCCCGGGCGGCCAGCTGCTGCTCCAGACCGGCTGCGCGCTGCAGGTGGTCCTGGGCGCGGTCATCCCGCTCTTCGCCACGGCCCGGCGGGTGAACACCTTCCGGGACAACCGGCGGGAGAACCGCGAGGCCCGCGCGGCGCAGGCGCGGTAA
- a CDS encoding GNAT family N-acetyltransferase yields MELPFGPAVVERLAPEEIRTHAAAGLAGLLADAVDGGASIGFLAPLDPAEAAAWWHTVAAEAEQGARDVWAAYGPGRRLYGAITLIRTKKANGRHRGEIARLVVHRDARGKGLGARLLATAETAAAEAGLTLLVLDTETDSPAERLYLKAGWTPAGVIPDYAADPAGTLRPTTLYYKQLA; encoded by the coding sequence ATGGAGCTGCCGTTCGGCCCTGCCGTCGTCGAGCGCCTCGCCCCCGAGGAGATCCGTACCCACGCGGCCGCCGGACTCGCCGGCCTGCTCGCGGACGCCGTGGACGGCGGCGCGTCGATCGGCTTCCTCGCGCCGCTGGACCCGGCCGAGGCCGCCGCCTGGTGGCACACCGTCGCCGCCGAGGCCGAGCAGGGGGCGCGGGACGTCTGGGCCGCGTACGGGCCCGGCCGGCGGCTGTACGGCGCGATCACGCTGATCCGCACCAAGAAGGCCAACGGCCGGCACCGCGGCGAGATAGCCCGGCTCGTCGTCCACCGCGACGCCCGGGGCAAGGGCCTCGGTGCCCGCCTGCTCGCCACCGCCGAGACCGCCGCGGCCGAGGCCGGCCTGACCCTGCTGGTCCTCGACACGGAGACCGACAGCCCGGCCGAGCGGCTCTACCTCAAGGCCGGCTGGACGCCCGCGGGCGTCATCCCGGACTACGCCGCCGACCCGGCCGGCACCCTGCGCCCCACGACGCTCTACTACAAGCAGCTCGCCTAG
- a CDS encoding ABC transporter substrate-binding protein, which produces MMHRGQAVRGLAAALAAAVALTAAGCSAKAKSGDGSGTGKGGVRAGAGVTDSTISVGALTDMTGVYATLGKSVTQAQQLYVKQTNAAGGICGRQLELTVRDHGYDPQKALAAYTELEPKVVGYTQFIGSPFVAAVKQRIDGQDKGLVLPQAWSASLLGSPYIRVLGSTYDVETINAVDFLVTEKGLKRGDKLGHVYFEGDYGENALLGSEHAAGKAGLTVVEQKIKPTDSDMSAQVAALKQAGVKAIVISAGPRQAASLVGVAAATGLRVPVIGNNSAFAPQLLGTPAGPALEKMYYVASPSLPIGADTPVAKKLVTDYRAAYPKDALDNGIVAGWTAAAVFGEALKKACAAKDLSREGVDKALLTISGHDAGFGMTHDFTDPKAPSSKESAILQPDKSVPGGMRTVRQPSVSEAAKSFTPKTP; this is translated from the coding sequence ATGATGCACCGAGGACAGGCCGTGCGGGGGCTGGCCGCCGCACTCGCCGCGGCCGTCGCGCTGACCGCGGCGGGATGCAGCGCCAAGGCGAAGAGCGGCGACGGCTCCGGCACCGGCAAGGGTGGGGTCAGGGCCGGGGCAGGCGTCACCGACTCGACCATCTCGGTCGGCGCGCTCACCGACATGACCGGGGTGTACGCCACCCTCGGCAAGAGCGTCACGCAGGCACAGCAGCTGTACGTGAAGCAGACCAACGCGGCCGGCGGGATCTGCGGCCGGCAGTTGGAGCTGACCGTGCGCGACCACGGCTACGACCCGCAGAAGGCGCTCGCCGCGTACACCGAACTGGAGCCGAAGGTGGTCGGCTACACCCAGTTCATCGGCTCGCCCTTCGTCGCCGCCGTCAAGCAGCGCATCGACGGCCAGGACAAGGGGCTCGTCCTCCCGCAGGCCTGGTCCGCCTCGCTGCTCGGCAGCCCGTACATCCGGGTGCTCGGCTCGACGTACGACGTGGAGACGATCAACGCGGTCGACTTCCTCGTCACGGAGAAGGGCCTGAAGCGCGGCGACAAGCTCGGGCACGTGTACTTCGAGGGCGACTACGGCGAGAACGCCCTGCTCGGCTCGGAGCACGCGGCCGGGAAGGCCGGCCTGACCGTCGTCGAGCAGAAGATCAAGCCGACCGACAGCGACATGTCTGCGCAGGTCGCGGCGCTCAAGCAGGCCGGGGTCAAGGCGATCGTGATCAGCGCCGGGCCGCGGCAGGCGGCCTCCCTGGTCGGCGTCGCGGCCGCGACCGGGCTCCGGGTCCCGGTCATCGGCAACAACTCGGCGTTCGCCCCGCAGCTGCTCGGCACGCCGGCCGGTCCCGCGCTGGAGAAGATGTACTACGTCGCCTCCCCGAGCCTGCCCATCGGCGCGGACACCCCGGTCGCGAAGAAGCTGGTCACCGACTACCGGGCCGCTTACCCGAAGGACGCCCTGGACAACGGCATCGTCGCCGGCTGGACGGCGGCTGCGGTCTTCGGCGAGGCGCTGAAGAAGGCCTGCGCCGCGAAGGACCTCAGCCGTGAGGGCGTCGACAAGGCGCTGCTGACGATCTCCGGCCACGACGCGGGCTTCGGCATGACGCACGACTTCACCGACCCGAAGGCCCCGTCGTCGAAGGAGAGCGCCATCCTCCAGCCGGACAAGTCCGTCCCGGGCGGCATGCGTACGGTCCGTCAGCCCTCGGTCTCCGAAGCGGCGAAGTCCTTCACGCCGAAGACCCCCTGA
- a CDS encoding branched-chain amino acid ABC transporter permease — MRTIPAVLTRPRAWAWAAACLVLLAFPFYLDRFWLQAGLFAMAAAIGALGINLLTGATGQLSMGHAFFLAVGAYGYCAFAGDGADRLVGLGLPGWLAAVLAVALAGLAGGVFSPIAGRLQGAYLGIATLALIFIGQHVLFNAHGLTGGFNGRAVPPLSLFGITFDDSELVVAAVPFGAAEKLWYLGLALLLAGALFARGVLRGRPGRAMNAIRDHRIAAGVLGIPVARYRAAVFVLSSMYAGLAGVLLALVFQRTVPEYFGMLLSLEYLAMIVIGGLGSVAGAVIGGVFVSLLPQLLNRYSDALPLVSAPGTGGIAPGEAARYLYGAAVVAVVLFLPGGLVRLAARRTRQQPSGEER; from the coding sequence ACCTGGACCGGTTCTGGCTCCAGGCCGGGCTGTTCGCGATGGCCGCCGCGATCGGCGCGCTCGGCATCAACCTGCTGACCGGCGCCACCGGCCAGCTCTCCATGGGACACGCCTTCTTCCTCGCCGTCGGCGCGTACGGCTACTGCGCCTTCGCCGGCGACGGCGCGGACAGGCTCGTCGGGCTCGGCCTGCCCGGCTGGCTCGCCGCCGTATTGGCCGTGGCCCTCGCGGGCCTGGCCGGCGGCGTGTTCAGCCCGATCGCGGGCCGCCTGCAGGGCGCGTACCTCGGCATCGCCACGCTCGCCCTGATCTTCATCGGCCAGCACGTGCTGTTCAACGCGCACGGCCTCACCGGCGGCTTCAACGGCCGGGCCGTGCCGCCGCTCAGCCTCTTCGGCATCACCTTCGACGACAGCGAACTCGTCGTCGCGGCGGTTCCGTTCGGCGCGGCCGAGAAGCTCTGGTACCTAGGGCTCGCCCTGCTGCTCGCCGGCGCCCTCTTCGCGCGGGGCGTGCTCCGCGGCCGGCCCGGCCGCGCCATGAACGCCATCCGGGATCACCGGATCGCCGCCGGCGTCCTCGGTATCCCGGTGGCCCGCTACCGCGCCGCCGTCTTCGTCCTGTCGTCGATGTACGCGGGGCTCGCCGGGGTGCTGCTCGCGCTGGTCTTCCAGCGGACCGTGCCGGAGTACTTCGGCATGCTGCTCTCCCTCGAATACCTGGCCATGATCGTCATCGGCGGTCTCGGGTCGGTCGCCGGTGCGGTGATCGGAGGGGTCTTCGTCTCCCTCCTGCCGCAGCTCCTCAACCGGTACAGCGACGCGCTTCCCCTGGTCTCCGCCCCCGGGACGGGCGGGATCGCACCGGGGGAGGCCGCGCGCTATCTCTACGGCGCCGCCGTCGTCGCGGTGGTGCTCTTCCTGCCCGGCGGCCTGGTCCGGCTCGCCGCCCGGCGCACCCGGCAACAACCCTCAGGGGAGGAACGATGA